One part of the Niveispirillum cyanobacteriorum genome encodes these proteins:
- a CDS encoding chaperone NapD encodes MASEIHISSFIVHAAPDAMSDLTARLRALDCEIVPALGNASRLIVLVERASDRAVADMLDAINALPGVYSALPVYHHAEPAAALAEPMP; translated from the coding sequence ATGGCCAGTGAGATCCATATTTCCAGCTTCATCGTGCATGCCGCGCCCGATGCCATGTCGGACCTTACGGCCCGCCTGCGGGCGCTGGATTGCGAGATTGTACCCGCCCTCGGCAATGCCAGCCGCCTGATTGTGCTGGTCGAGCGCGCCAGCGACCGGGCCGTGGCCGACATGCTGGACGCGATCAATGCCTTGCCGGGCGTCTACAGCGCCCTGCCTGTCTATCACCATGCCGAACCGGCGGCAGCCCTTGCGGAGCCGATGCCATGA
- a CDS encoding nitrate reductase cytochrome c-type subunit — MSKRHTPVLLALLAALPLLLQPMAQRAFATDPVPTAASTRDVKAMGRPAFTGAEGLVVQEAPGMPKDVSDDQRRQRNYPEQPPVIPHAIAGYQLDLRANKCLTCHAREFTGDSQAPMISVTHFQDRDGQVLGAVSTRRYFCLQCHVPQTDAQPRVVNIFRDVDSVIRDSRSPAGEGK; from the coding sequence ATGAGCAAGCGCCACACACCGGTGTTGCTGGCCCTGCTGGCTGCCCTGCCTCTGCTGCTGCAACCCATGGCGCAGCGGGCCTTTGCCACCGACCCGGTACCTACTGCGGCCAGCACTCGCGACGTGAAAGCTATGGGCCGTCCCGCCTTCACGGGAGCCGAGGGGTTGGTGGTGCAGGAGGCACCGGGCATGCCCAAGGATGTCAGCGATGATCAGCGCCGGCAGCGCAACTATCCCGAACAGCCGCCCGTCATCCCGCATGCCATTGCTGGCTATCAGCTGGATCTGCGCGCCAACAAGTGCTTGACCTGCCACGCCCGTGAATTCACGGGCGACAGCCAGGCCCCGATGATCTCCGTCACGCATTTCCAGGACCGGGACGGGCAGGTGCTGGGGGCCGTGTCCACTCGCCGCTATTTCTGCCTGCAATGCCATGTGCCGCAAACGGATGCACAGCCGCGCGTGGTCAATATCTTCCGCGATGTGGACAGCGTCATTCGTGACAGCAGATCCCCTGCCGGGGAGGGCAAATGA
- a CDS encoding CAP domain-containing protein, which translates to MSFAAATTLAAGSNSLSMTELALYHAINALRAEKGLAPLKPSMDLSVLAGQHAVDFDSKVGYTAWSQIAVANRAVPTLHHWSDGQGFVAGVLAVADGLKLSLPQSIAENADGVVAGTVRSNLLAEWMSNPGTASNILSASWDSIGIGFSGDMAYVTFGKYADAVGGIKVAPIVGTNGGDLIQATAWADSISAAGGNDVITGLTNGDRVDGGTGLDRVVLSGNASSYTITAVTEGNATWAVITGADGQISIHNVEYVQFADRVIDSSNWGENLTQVRFDDAYYGLRNVDVAAAVTGGAISSLEDHFWAFGAKEDRDPAAFFDTDYYLAHNPDIAAAVSTGAIRSAFEHYILYGQFEGRNPNAYFNTADYLELNPDVAVAINDGQIGSAIDHYLSYGRFEGRLATEHFNEAYYLAKNPDVAAAVALGQFDSGLSHYRLLGQIEGRIPFDADSILG; encoded by the coding sequence ATGAGTTTCGCAGCAGCAACCACACTAGCCGCCGGCAGCAACAGCCTGTCGATGACCGAATTGGCCCTTTATCACGCCATCAATGCCCTTCGCGCCGAAAAGGGACTGGCTCCTTTGAAGCCCAGCATGGACCTGTCTGTCCTTGCCGGACAGCACGCGGTCGATTTCGACAGCAAGGTCGGCTACACGGCGTGGTCGCAAATTGCCGTGGCCAACCGCGCCGTGCCGACCCTGCATCACTGGAGTGATGGGCAGGGGTTCGTCGCCGGTGTGCTGGCAGTGGCCGATGGACTCAAGCTGTCCTTGCCGCAGAGCATTGCCGAGAATGCGGATGGGGTTGTCGCAGGAACGGTGCGCAGCAATCTGCTGGCGGAGTGGATGTCCAATCCCGGCACGGCCAGCAATATTCTGTCGGCCAGTTGGGACAGTATCGGTATCGGTTTCTCCGGTGACATGGCCTATGTCACGTTCGGTAAATATGCCGACGCTGTAGGCGGCATCAAGGTTGCACCGATTGTCGGAACCAACGGCGGTGACCTGATACAGGCCACGGCTTGGGCGGACAGCATCTCGGCAGCAGGCGGCAATGATGTCATCACGGGGCTGACTAATGGCGACCGTGTTGACGGCGGCACCGGTCTGGACCGCGTTGTCCTGTCCGGTAATGCCTCATCCTACACCATTACCGCCGTGACAGAAGGGAATGCCACCTGGGCGGTGATTACCGGCGCGGACGGACAGATCAGCATTCATAATGTTGAGTATGTGCAGTTTGCCGACCGCGTCATCGATAGCAGCAATTGGGGCGAGAACCTGACCCAGGTCCGCTTCGATGATGCCTATTACGGGCTGCGCAATGTCGATGTTGCGGCCGCCGTTACCGGTGGCGCCATCTCCTCGCTTGAAGACCATTTCTGGGCTTTCGGTGCCAAGGAAGATCGCGACCCTGCCGCCTTCTTCGATACCGACTATTATCTTGCCCACAATCCCGATATTGCGGCGGCCGTTTCCACAGGCGCGATCCGTAGCGCGTTTGAGCATTATATCCTGTACGGACAGTTTGAGGGGCGCAACCCCAACGCCTATTTCAATACGGCAGACTATCTGGAACTCAATCCCGATGTCGCCGTCGCCATCAATGACGGGCAGATCGGTTCGGCAATCGATCACTACCTGTCCTATGGCCGCTTCGAAGGCCGGTTGGCGACCGAGCATTTCAATGAGGCCTATTATCTGGCCAAAAACCCGGATGTTGCAGCAGCCGTCGCTCTCGGACAGTTTGACAGCGGCCTTAGCCATTATCGTCTGCTGGGTCAGATCGAGGGACGCATTCCCTTCGACGCCGACTCTATCCTGGGCTGA
- a CDS encoding HupE/UreJ family protein, with protein sequence MRLFLLGLLALSLVMVRPAATHEIGDSQVVIELGEGSWSARIVTAPTAFINRLEQAEKQEPGRDFTKGTAAAKLAELSPDLPRHLNIRIDGKAVAATMVVEQLLMPADQSQPSFLVLRAEGTLPPEAGTMSWQFDLLEGQYALLLGGQVHWVEGSVATGPLSLRPGPPPTLMQVVGQYVHLGFIHIVPDGPDHVLFVLGLVLLTTRLRPLLVQVTAFTLAHCLTLALALNGVIDLPAPVVEPLIALSIAYVAVENIFAHRMTPWRPALVFGFGLLHGLGFAGVLTELGLPAKDQTAALIAFNIGIEAGQLAVIAIAYFLLLHWFKDRAWFRARITIPASALIAIVGLYWTAERVLVG encoded by the coding sequence ATGAGATTGTTTCTGCTAGGACTGCTGGCCCTGTCGCTGGTGATGGTCAGGCCGGCGGCCACGCACGAGATCGGCGACAGTCAGGTCGTGATCGAGCTTGGTGAAGGTTCATGGAGCGCCCGCATCGTTACGGCACCGACCGCCTTCATAAACAGGCTGGAACAAGCGGAGAAACAGGAACCGGGCCGGGATTTCACCAAAGGCACGGCCGCAGCCAAACTGGCGGAACTCTCGCCCGACTTGCCGCGTCATCTCAATATACGGATCGACGGTAAAGCGGTTGCCGCCACAATGGTTGTCGAACAACTGCTGATGCCGGCAGATCAGTCTCAGCCATCATTCCTGGTTCTGCGTGCCGAAGGGACTTTGCCACCCGAGGCCGGAACGATGTCCTGGCAGTTTGACTTGCTGGAAGGACAATATGCACTGCTGCTGGGTGGGCAGGTTCATTGGGTGGAGGGAAGTGTGGCCACTGGCCCCCTATCCCTGCGGCCCGGACCGCCACCCACATTGATGCAGGTCGTTGGACAATATGTACATCTGGGCTTCATTCACATCGTGCCGGACGGTCCAGATCATGTGCTGTTCGTTCTGGGACTGGTCCTACTCACAACAAGGCTGCGGCCATTGCTGGTGCAGGTCACGGCCTTCACCCTGGCTCATTGCCTGACCCTGGCCCTGGCACTGAACGGCGTGATTGATCTGCCGGCCCCCGTCGTTGAACCCCTGATTGCGCTGTCCATCGCCTATGTCGCGGTAGAGAATATCTTCGCCCACCGGATGACACCCTGGCGCCCCGCGTTGGTCTTCGGGTTCGGGCTGCTGCACGGCCTGGGCTTCGCAGGTGTCCTGACAGAACTGGGCTTGCCAGCCAAAGATCAAACGGCAGCGCTTATAGCTTTCAATATCGGAATCGAGGCCGGGCAACTGGCCGTAATCGCAATCGCCTATTTCCTGCTTCTGCATTGGTTCAAGGATAGGGCGTGGTTCAGGGCACGCATCACGATACCGGCATCGGCCCTGATTGCCATTGTCGGGCTTTACTGGACGGCAGAACGTGTCCTTGTCGGCTGA
- a CDS encoding alpha/beta fold hydrolase, which translates to MMQTQVAVDGGSLSVEIAGAGKPVLVMLHGWTLDRRMWRHQVRGLSDCATLLLPDRRGFGRSQAPPGLLQEPDDILALLDHFGLASAILVAHSQAGRVALTAAARHPERVAGLVLLAAAHDAAPPDPVTEPALPFAQLVEHVRAGNLPAAVTLWRDHPMLRTDDAETFLLLDEMLADYQGRDLLSPPAFLPVTDKLLATITCPSLVMVGDLDTPSRMAAAHRLCQGLRRAAMQVFVRAGHMANISHAAAVNQAIIEYVTRNFR; encoded by the coding sequence ATGATGCAGACCCAGGTTGCCGTCGACGGGGGAAGCCTGTCCGTGGAGATTGCCGGGGCCGGTAAACCGGTCCTAGTGATGCTCCATGGCTGGACGCTGGACCGGCGCATGTGGCGGCATCAGGTTCGGGGATTGTCGGATTGCGCCACCCTGCTACTGCCCGACCGGCGCGGCTTCGGAAGGTCGCAGGCGCCACCCGGATTGTTGCAGGAACCAGATGATATCCTGGCCTTGCTGGATCATTTCGGTTTGGCTTCTGCTATTCTCGTCGCGCATTCGCAGGCCGGGCGGGTGGCACTAACGGCGGCGGCCCGGCATCCGGAACGGGTTGCGGGCCTTGTCCTGCTGGCGGCGGCACATGATGCGGCACCGCCGGACCCTGTGACGGAACCTGCACTTCCCTTTGCGCAATTGGTGGAACATGTCAGGGCAGGAAACCTGCCAGCAGCGGTGACGCTGTGGCGGGACCATCCGATGCTGCGGACCGATGACGCGGAAACGTTCTTGCTGCTGGACGAGATGCTGGCCGATTACCAAGGTAGGGATCTGCTGTCGCCGCCCGCATTCTTGCCAGTGACGGATAAACTGCTGGCGACCATCACTTGCCCCAGTTTGGTGATGGTCGGGGATCTCGATACGCCGTCACGGATGGCGGCGGCACATCGGCTGTGTCAGGGGCTGCGGCGGGCAGCGATGCAGGTGTTTGTGCGAGCCGGGCACATGGCGAACATAAGCCACGCCGCTGCCGTCAATCAGGCGATCATAGAGTATGTCACCCGCAATTTCCGGTGA
- the napE gene encoding periplasmic nitrate reductase, NapE protein, with translation MHAHTETRRTELLKFLFLAFVLVPVLSVGVVAAYGFAVWMAQLIAGPPGL, from the coding sequence ATGCACGCACATACCGAAACAAGACGGACTGAACTCCTGAAGTTCCTGTTTCTCGCCTTCGTCCTGGTCCCCGTCCTGTCGGTGGGGGTCGTAGCCGCCTATGGCTTCGCCGTGTGGATGGCGCAGTTAATCGCTGGCCCGCCCGGCCTGTGA
- a CDS encoding helix-turn-helix domain-containing protein, translating to MGEIVSIHIAQLKAARHETADNVARERMSALRERRAAWGRTIRQRRVERGFTTRTLADAVGIATPTLVSAIESGRGRLPEGVLTGWALALGMEPSDFAAGYLAAFEPDAFAALRQSHEEGRPA from the coding sequence ATGGGCGAAATCGTCTCTATCCACATCGCGCAATTGAAGGCCGCTCGTCATGAAACGGCAGATAATGTTGCGCGTGAACGGATGTCGGCGCTGCGGGAGCGGCGGGCCGCCTGGGGACGTACCATACGGCAGCGACGCGTAGAGCGTGGGTTCACCACCCGGACCCTGGCGGATGCTGTTGGCATCGCGACACCGACGCTGGTCAGCGCCATTGAATCCGGCCGTGGCCGTCTTCCCGAAGGCGTGCTGACCGGGTGGGCCCTGGCGTTGGGCATGGAACCTTCCGATTTTGCGGCCGGCTACCTTGCCGCTTTTGAACCCGATGCATTCGCCGCCCTGCGGCAAAGCCATGAAGAAGGGAGGCCGGCATGA
- a CDS encoding NapC/NirT family cytochrome c: MTIIERALSFAKAAWTAFNRPAAHLGIGFLTIGGFVAGVIWWGGFNTALEMTNREAFCIGCHEMKDNPYADLKQTIHYSNRSGVRATCPDCHVPHNWTDKIARKMQASKEVWGKIFGTVDTPEKFEAKRRELASHEWRRLKANNSLECRNCHSADSMDITRQGARGADAHQRFLFTGQATCIDCHKGIAHRLPDMTGVPIWTMPGKMAAVSSPP, encoded by the coding sequence ATGACAATCATCGAACGGGCGTTATCTTTCGCCAAGGCGGCATGGACAGCCTTTAATCGACCGGCGGCGCATCTTGGCATCGGGTTCCTGACCATTGGCGGCTTTGTGGCCGGTGTTATCTGGTGGGGTGGGTTCAATACCGCGCTGGAAATGACCAACCGGGAAGCGTTCTGCATCGGCTGTCACGAGATGAAGGACAATCCCTATGCCGACCTTAAACAGACCATCCATTATTCCAACCGGTCGGGCGTGCGCGCCACCTGTCCAGATTGCCACGTCCCCCACAACTGGACCGACAAGATCGCTCGCAAGATGCAGGCGTCCAAGGAGGTTTGGGGCAAGATATTCGGCACTGTCGATACGCCTGAGAAGTTTGAGGCCAAGCGCCGGGAACTGGCCAGCCACGAATGGAGACGGCTGAAGGCCAATAATTCCTTGGAATGCCGCAACTGCCACAGCGCCGACAGCATGGACATCACCCGACAGGGCGCGCGCGGGGCCGACGCACACCAGCGCTTCCTGTTCACGGGCCAGGCTACCTGCATCGACTGTCACAAGGGCATTGCCCACCGCCTGCCCGACATGACCGGCGTGCCCATATGGACCATGCCGGGCAAAATGGCTGCTGTTTCGTCCCCACCCTGA
- a CDS encoding GGDEF domain-containing protein: MGQPDIATLRMMLGFGGLLSLLVTLGLWRVERGAAGTGAWLLAAIFGLTACLLPPAVVWRQPDLGIVANTSLTLSAMLLILEGALRFRDIGNAGHRRLPLVMVLLAIVALMLAAAGRPWIRIVLHDGLAAILLWGTAGALAWNAAKGQRAVSGVLALAFMGLGLLYTWRGTGLLARGVDLGGADTRMPPWLLAASFVWLLVWAAGMPLLLLLRSEERQRRLLDRDSLTGLSSRVAFLRDSAEALVHRGGHGEGAGVLLLSLEGLRPMNESLGHEAGDQMLRAFAERLHAEAAEAGVLAGRLTGAQFALLLPATGDRACLMRAMERVRRSLIPPLVLGDLLQPASFSIGTALYPEDGRSIAALLEAAERAMFKVKAAGAA; the protein is encoded by the coding sequence ATGGGGCAGCCGGATATCGCGACATTGCGGATGATGCTGGGGTTCGGTGGCTTGTTGTCACTGCTGGTGACCTTGGGCCTGTGGCGGGTGGAACGGGGGGCGGCAGGGACGGGCGCCTGGTTGCTGGCGGCGATCTTTGGTCTGACGGCATGCCTGCTGCCGCCTGCCGTGGTCTGGCGTCAGCCCGACCTGGGCATTGTCGCCAATACCAGCCTCACTCTTTCGGCCATGTTGCTTATTCTGGAGGGGGCTCTCCGCTTTCGCGACATTGGGAATGCGGGACATCGCCGATTGCCGCTTGTCATGGTGCTCCTCGCAATCGTCGCCCTGATGCTGGCGGCGGCGGGGCGCCCGTGGATCCGGATTGTGCTGCATGACGGGCTGGCGGCCATTCTGCTCTGGGGCACGGCGGGGGCTTTGGCCTGGAACGCCGCAAAGGGTCAGCGGGCGGTCAGCGGCGTCTTGGCGCTTGCCTTCATGGGGCTGGGACTTCTTTACACATGGCGGGGAACCGGTTTGCTGGCCCGTGGCGTGGATCTGGGCGGGGCGGATACACGCATGCCGCCTTGGCTGCTGGCGGCCAGTTTCGTCTGGCTCCTGGTCTGGGCGGCAGGGATGCCGCTGCTGCTGTTGCTCCGTAGTGAGGAACGGCAGCGTCGACTGCTTGACCGCGACAGTCTGACCGGCCTGTCGAGCCGTGTGGCGTTTCTGCGCGACAGTGCGGAGGCATTAGTGCACCGGGGTGGCCATGGTGAGGGTGCGGGCGTCCTGCTATTGTCGCTGGAAGGGCTTCGTCCTATGAATGAAAGCCTTGGACATGAGGCCGGCGATCAGATGCTGCGGGCCTTTGCAGAGCGATTGCATGCCGAAGCGGCGGAAGCAGGGGTGCTCGCCGGGCGCCTGACTGGTGCCCAGTTCGCCCTCCTGCTGCCGGCCACGGGCGACCGCGCGTGCCTGATGCGGGCGATGGAGCGGGTGCGCCGATCGCTGATACCGCCCCTTGTTCTTGGCGATCTACTGCAGCCAGCCAGTTTCAGCATAGGCACGGCGCTTTATCCGGAGGATGGACGCTCCATCGCCGCTCTGCTGGAAGCCGCGGAGCGGGCCATGTTCAAAGTGAAGGCGGCGGGCGCCGCCTGA
- the napA gene encoding nitrate reductase catalytic subunit NapA, which yields MTLTRRDYLKAQAALTAAAAAGLTLEGAATQLPTGLDAKMKWSKAPCRFCGTGCGVMVGVKEGRIVATHGDQKSEVNRGLNCVKGYFLSKIIYGQDRLTTPMLRMKDGKYAKDGDFTPVTWDQAFDIMAEKWKATLKAKGPEAIGMFGSGQWTVHEGYAASKLMKAGFRSNNIDPNARHCMASAVAGFMRTFGIDEPMGCYDDIEAADAFVLWGSNMAEMHPILWTRVADRRLSTPDVKVAVLSTFEHRSFELADIPMVFTPQTDLAILNYIANHIIKTGRVNKEFINKYTTFVKGRDDIGYGLRPEHPLEVAAKNATKANESDPISFDDFAAFVAPYTLEKVATQSGVPAGRLKALAELYADPKIKVVSFWTMGFNQHTRGVWANNLVYNIHLLTGKIAEPGNSPFSLTGQPSACGTAREVGTFSHRLPADMVVTNPEHRAHAEHLWKLPEGTIPAKPGFHAVQQDRMLKDGKLNCYWVQVNNNMQAAPNTANETWPGYRNPDNFIVVSDAYPTVTTMAADLVLPAAMWVEKEGAYGNAERRTQVWHQLVDAPGDAKSDLWQLVEFSKRFKVEEVWPEELLAKAPEYRGKTLYDILYRNGQVDRFALTECDKEYENREAKAFGFYLQKGLFEEYASFGRGHGHDLAPYDTYHAERGLRWPVVNGKETRWRFREGSDPYVPAGEGMRFYGHKDGKARIFALPYEPPAESPDKEYPFWLSTGRVLEHWHSGSMTRRVPELHKAVPQALCYMHPDDAQAMKVRRGQEVVVASRRGQVRARVETRGRNKPPRGLVFVPWFDADVLINRVTLDATDPISKQTDFKKCAVRITPVGEA from the coding sequence ATGACCCTGACACGACGCGATTATCTGAAGGCCCAGGCGGCCCTGACCGCCGCTGCCGCTGCCGGTCTGACCCTGGAGGGGGCGGCCACACAGCTGCCCACTGGCCTGGATGCTAAGATGAAATGGTCCAAGGCCCCCTGCCGTTTCTGCGGCACGGGCTGCGGCGTCATGGTCGGCGTGAAGGAGGGGCGCATCGTTGCCACCCATGGCGACCAGAAATCTGAGGTCAATCGTGGCCTGAACTGCGTGAAGGGCTATTTCCTGTCCAAGATCATCTATGGCCAGGACCGGCTGACCACACCCATGCTGCGCATGAAGGACGGCAAATATGCCAAGGATGGGGACTTCACGCCCGTCACATGGGACCAGGCCTTCGACATCATGGCGGAGAAATGGAAGGCGACACTGAAGGCCAAGGGGCCAGAAGCCATCGGCATGTTCGGGTCCGGGCAATGGACCGTCCATGAAGGCTATGCGGCGTCCAAGCTGATGAAGGCCGGTTTCCGGTCCAACAATATCGACCCCAATGCCCGCCATTGCATGGCATCCGCCGTCGCCGGCTTCATGCGCACCTTCGGCATTGATGAACCGATGGGCTGTTATGACGATATCGAGGCCGCCGACGCCTTTGTCCTCTGGGGCAGCAATATGGCGGAGATGCACCCCATCCTGTGGACCCGCGTCGCCGATCGCCGCCTGTCGACCCCGGACGTAAAGGTGGCGGTGCTGTCCACGTTCGAGCATCGGTCGTTTGAGCTGGCCGACATCCCAATGGTGTTCACGCCGCAGACCGATCTGGCCATCCTGAACTATATCGCCAATCACATCATCAAGACGGGACGGGTGAACAAGGAATTTATCAATAAATACACGACTTTCGTGAAGGGCCGCGACGATATCGGCTATGGCCTGCGGCCCGAACATCCGCTGGAGGTGGCGGCCAAGAACGCCACCAAGGCTAATGAAAGCGATCCGATCAGCTTTGATGATTTCGCTGCCTTCGTCGCCCCCTACACGCTGGAAAAGGTGGCGACCCAGTCCGGCGTGCCCGCCGGCCGGCTGAAGGCACTGGCCGAGCTTTATGCCGATCCCAAGATCAAGGTGGTCAGCTTCTGGACCATGGGCTTCAACCAGCATACGCGCGGTGTCTGGGCCAACAACCTTGTCTACAACATCCACCTGCTCACCGGAAAAATTGCCGAGCCTGGCAACAGCCCCTTCTCCCTGACGGGACAGCCCAGTGCCTGTGGTACTGCGCGGGAGGTGGGCACCTTCTCCCACCGTCTGCCCGCCGACATGGTGGTGACCAACCCCGAACACCGTGCCCATGCCGAACATCTGTGGAAGTTGCCGGAAGGCACCATCCCGGCCAAGCCCGGCTTCCATGCCGTGCAACAGGACCGGATGCTGAAGGATGGCAAGCTGAACTGCTATTGGGTGCAGGTGAACAACAATATGCAGGCGGCCCCGAACACCGCCAACGAGACCTGGCCCGGATACCGCAACCCCGACAATTTCATCGTCGTGTCCGACGCCTATCCCACCGTTACCACCATGGCCGCCGATCTGGTGCTGCCCGCGGCCATGTGGGTAGAGAAGGAGGGGGCCTATGGCAATGCCGAACGCCGGACCCAAGTCTGGCATCAGCTGGTCGATGCGCCGGGCGACGCGAAGTCCGACCTGTGGCAACTGGTCGAATTCTCCAAACGCTTCAAGGTGGAGGAGGTCTGGCCCGAGGAACTGCTAGCTAAGGCACCGGAATATCGCGGCAAGACCCTGTACGATATCCTCTACCGCAACGGCCAGGTAGACAGGTTCGCCCTGACCGAATGCGACAAGGAGTATGAGAATCGGGAGGCCAAAGCCTTCGGCTTCTACCTGCAAAAGGGGCTGTTCGAGGAATATGCCAGCTTTGGCCGGGGGCATGGCCACGATCTGGCCCCCTACGACACCTATCACGCCGAACGCGGCCTGCGCTGGCCAGTAGTGAATGGCAAGGAAACCCGCTGGCGCTTCCGGGAGGGCAGCGATCCCTATGTCCCGGCGGGCGAGGGTATGCGCTTTTACGGGCACAAGGACGGCAAGGCACGCATCTTCGCCCTGCCCTATGAACCGCCCGCCGAAAGCCCGGACAAGGAATACCCGTTCTGGCTGTCCACGGGTCGCGTGCTGGAACATTGGCACAGCGGGTCGATGACGCGGCGGGTGCCGGAGCTGCACAAGGCTGTGCCACAGGCGCTGTGCTACATGCACCCAGATGATGCCCAGGCCATGAAGGTCCGGCGCGGACAGGAGGTTGTGGTGGCCTCGCGTCGGGGACAGGTGCGGGCGCGGGTGGAGACGCGGGGACGCAACAAGCCACCGCGCGGTCTGGTCTTCGTGCCCTGGTTCGATGCCGATGTCCTGATCAACCGCGTCACGCTGGACGCCACCGACCCCATCTCCAAACAGACCGACTTCAAGAAATGCGCCGTGCGCATCACACCGGTCGGGGAGGCCTGA
- a CDS encoding 4Fe-4S dicluster domain-containing protein, whose amino-acid sequence METRLSRRALFARQTQAQSALAIISASCLAENGAYCRTCADACPEGAIRFHLQPRGRARADVNADRCTGCGDCLPPCPANAIRLSGTVEETHGQ is encoded by the coding sequence ATGGAAACCCGCCTCTCCCGTCGTGCCCTGTTCGCACGCCAAACACAGGCACAGTCTGCCTTGGCCATCATCAGCGCCAGCTGTCTGGCCGAGAATGGCGCTTATTGCCGAACCTGTGCCGATGCCTGCCCGGAAGGGGCCATCCGTTTCCACCTGCAACCGCGCGGGCGGGCGCGGGCGGATGTCAATGCCGACCGCTGCACCGGTTGCGGCGATTGTCTGCCGCCCTGCCCGGCAAACGCAATCCGGCTTTCCGGTACTGTGGAGGAAACCCATGGCCAGTGA